Proteins encoded together in one Syntrophorhabdus sp. window:
- a CDS encoding MoaD/ThiS family protein — protein sequence MHVNWEGREYVFEKPMLVSRLLQELNVSKEGHLVVANNRLVTEDHRLGAGDNVKVIRVVSGG from the coding sequence ATGCACGTCAACTGGGAGGGAAGAGAGTACGTCTTCGAGAAGCCGATGCTCGTGTCCCGGCTCCTGCAGGAACTCAATGTCAGCAAAGAGGGCCATCTCGTTGTCGCGAACAACCGGCTCGTCACCGAAGACCACAGGCTCGGCGCCGGCGATAACGTGAAGGTCATACGGGTCGTATCGGGCGGATGA